GTGTGTGCCCACGCTCGCGCGCACATGCCAatatctctcttcttcttcgtagCACAATTTGAGCACAACCCTTAATTGCACTTCCACAAAATTTCAGGAAATAATGCAAAGCAAGAAGAATGCACAACCAAGAATGCTGTCTATTTCaccctaaaaaaaaaggagtagaAAAAcccttatttttttatataatttacaCATTAAAATTACAACCTAACTCGCATAAATAACTTATCctcaccattttttttatttttttttctcgatttgAGGATTAgtccaaagaaaagaagaggaaagaaaagaaaaggacatgagAGAGAGACGTCGACAAAATGCTGTAATTACATGGGATGGGACGTCCTCGCGTTTCCTGACAAAACCCCAATCGTCCTGAAAGCGAATCGCAGCCGTCCAAACCCCGCGCATGTATGTGGGCCCCACTCCCGTTCAAGGGCCGATCAGACGGCCGGCATGCCGTTCCGATCATCAGCATTCGGGGCGGGGCTCCGATCCGTGGGCTCCACCCTCCTCCCGTCGGGAGCAATGATgctcggccggtcgccgccgccgtcgtcgtggTAGACGTAGGCGAGCCCGCCGTGCCTCGTCAGATCCATGCCCTCCTTCTCGTCGTCGCCGGACACCCGCAGCAGCTCCAGCCTGTGGAGCCCGTAGAAGAGCGGGCCCATCGTCGCCGTCACCCACCCGGCGATGGCCAGCACCTCCACGACCTGCGCCGCCAGcagccgcccgtcgccgcccacGAACCACCCGTACCTCCGCCCGGACCCGCCGTACACCTCGTCCACGTACCGCCGCCGCGCGAACAGGCCCGTGAAGATCAGCCCCCACGCGCCGCAGCCCCCGTGGAGCTGCGCCGCCTCGAGCGGGTCGTCGAACTTGGCCAGCTCCGCGAGCTTGTTGCACCCGATGAGCACCCACGCGGACACGAACCCGCACACGATGGCGGCCCACGGGTCCACCACGGAGCAGCCCGACGTGATGGCGGCGAACCCGCCGAGCAGGCCGTTGCACACGTCGGTGACGTTCCAGTGGCCCACCAGCAGCCGCTTGCTGAACAGCGTGGTGAGGGCGGCGGTGGAGCCGGCCAGCGTGGTGGTGACCGCCGTCCGCCCCACCGCGCTCCACTGGCCGTAGAACCCACCGCTGGCGCCGTCGTAGGTCTTAAGGATGGTGAGGAAGGAGCCCGGGTTGAACCCGTACCACCCGAACCACAGCAAGAACGAGCCGAGGACCACGAGGGACGCGCTGTGGCCCCGCAGGGCCACGACCCGCCCGGCATGGTCGAACCGGCCGATGCGCGGGCCCTCGATAAGGGCTCCCCAGAAGCCGGCTATCCCTCCCACCATGTGGACCACGCCCGACCCGGCGAAGTCGATGGCGCCGGACCCAAACAAAGGTTGCCGTCGGACCGGGACGGGCTGGCCCAGCCGTCGCCGGACCAAAACCAGTGAGATGTTATCGGGTACACGAATCCTGTCAAGAAGGAGGAATATATGAGGTAGGCCACGAACTGGGTCCGCTCGGCGATGGACCCGCTGGTGATGCCGGCAGCGGCGATGGCGAAGGCCCATTGGTAGAGGAAGAAGCTGTAGTCCACGGAGGCGGAGGGGACCTTCTTGAGGCCGAAGAAGTGGCGGCCGACGAAGCCGTTGGAGGGGGACCCGAAGGCGAAGGCGAAGCCGAAGAGGTAGTAGGAGAggccgccggcggcggcgtcgaggACGTTGGTGAGCATGATGTTCATGGTGTTCTTGGCGCGGACGGAGCCCGCGCAGAGCATGGCGAAGCCGAGCTGCATGGAGAAGACGAGGTAGGCGGAGAAGAGGAGGTAGGTGCTGTCGACCGCGTGGGCGGTGTCGGCGAACTTGTCGGAGATGGCGTCGAAGCGGCCGCAGAGGAAGGTGGCCAGGAGGGCGTTGTCGGAGCCGGGGGCGGTGGAGTTGGCGAGCGAGGCTAGGTCGGAGGCGGAGCATTTGAAATCCATGGCCGGAGGCGGGTTTCGACGACGGCGGAGCTGTTTCGAAGtgaagatgaggatggagatggcGGTGTTTCAGAGAGGGATATAGGGATAAGGACTGTCTGGTTATGGTTGTGCAGGTTTACGTTTATATAGGGCATGGACgggagagaagaagacgacgactTCTCCCACGAGAGAATACCGGTGTATCTAATGTGCCACGTAGGATTCATAACAAACCATCTACAGATCGACACGTGGCAATTGTGGCCCCGCTTTCAGatctctttgtttttgttttgcattGTGACGATGACGTGGATGAAACCGGACAAAAATCGTGGTGCGGAATCTACACATGATGATGTCGCCGTACTTTTTTTGCGGGGATAAGACTTCGATTTAACTTGTTAATCGTCACGATGTATATTCATATTGATCGTGATTGCGCGTAATAGTCTATGTGCTTTGTACTTGTCATTTTCCTCTTGCTTAATGCTAATCGGTTTGGTGTCGCCACAGCGATACTTGTCGACGTGAAAATTACATGAGAAATATTACATTTGAAGGgaaattatttcgaaaaattattttcgaactTTTTAGTGTTTGAATGActgaaaattaattgatttatgtAAAACGTTTCCCATAAACTTAAAACAATAAGCTCAAATAAGGAGAAAATGACTTTCCCTTATCGTaagaaagaaatcacttttcttaaatcaccaaacaaaat
This region of Eucalyptus grandis isolate ANBG69807.140 chromosome 8, ASM1654582v1, whole genome shotgun sequence genomic DNA includes:
- the LOC104415351 gene encoding LOW QUALITY PROTEIN: ammonium transporter 1 member 2 (The sequence of the model RefSeq protein was modified relative to this genomic sequence to represent the inferred CDS: inserted 1 base in 1 codon) is translated as MATLLLPQPLDLSSSSSSPRSLPRRSPNRLLPLAAARRSRRRPRSSGPLTVRFALTESDPPPSFGSDSSGPLLLRELAESFDLPSDYFAQLPRDLRLDLNDAAFDLSNGPVVDECGEELGDILLNWSKSWEQADTLTSRTLASKLPLLESSLTDNAKSALGKRLLSAGRRFQSMGQYGQGELAKIAKIMIATGKHLAATQVSAATVEEPKKDARTFKFGELQVEVTSDKANIGAAIGFAFGILSWQLAQGVQSIPESSLQYANDNALLLAKSLRGALLAMGYSSAILSTVASFGLLLRRRRNPPPAMDFKCSASDLASLANSTAPGSDNALLATFLCGRFDAISDKFADTAHAVDSTYLLFSAYLVFSMQLGFAMLCAGSVRAKNTMNIMLTNVLDAAAGGLSYYLFGFAFAFGSPSNGFVGRHFFGLKKVPSASVDYSFFLYQWAFAIAAAGITSGSIAERTQFVAYLIYSSFLTGFVYPITSHWFWSGDGWASPSRSDGNXLFGSGAIDFAGSGVVHMVGGIAGFWGALIEGPRIGRFDHAGRVVALRGHSASLVVLGSFLLWFGWYGFNPGSFLTILKTYDGASGGFYGQWSAVGRTAVTTTLAGSTAALTTLFSKRLLVGHWNVTDVCNGLLGGFAAITSGCSVVDPWAAIVCGFVSAWVLIGCNKLAELAKFDDPLEAAQLHGGCGAWGLIFTGLFARRRYVDEVYGGSGRRYGWFVGGDGRLLAAQVVEVLAIAGWVTATMGPLFYGLHRLELLRVSGDDEKEGMDLTRHGGLAYVYHDDGGGDRPSIIAPDGRRVEPTDRSPAPNADDRNGMPAV